GTTCTTAAAATTACTTCATCGAAATAAACGTGTACAAAGAATTGATTTTCCATCTTCAAtactaaatttgtaaaaataattaaatttgtcaataattatttgaaaaacaagatttttctataaaaaatataacataataaaattaattattgtaCTAACCTTacaattctttctttcttttctccttttctataattttttttcctttcttcttaTCGGTTAGTTGCTACAACCCtttaaaaaaacacaaaaatttgatatatatatataggggtCTGGTGCCGCCTGACAACGCTCCTTCAACCTTGGTGCTGCCTAACAATGCCCTTCCAACCGTGATGCCGCCTAACATTCCCCCTCCAAGACTAACCCCTAAATTGTATAATTCCTTGTATTTACCTAGTATAGGTGTGATATATCGGTGCCCTCGTATTGAGTGGCACcaataataaaatattagtttttttCAAAGTTATTATAGCCTAATGATGGCCTTGTGATGGGGACAAAAAAATGGGTGGTGTTGCCAAATAATTTGATAGCCCTGCTAtttaagttattaaattattttttgtattattgagataaaaaatatttttaagaaaaaattttaaattaaaattttaatagaaatgattAATGTTATTAAGTATTTCAATGAAGAGAATTTACAATAGATTGATTAAATCCAAAATGTTATCATGCTAGAAAGATCAGCCATAATTAAACTATTTTTGGAAGAATGAGTCAAAGCATATTTGTTCTGCCAATAGGATAGGAGGGATGAAACTCAAGCATGGTCTGGACAAGTTTGACAAAAggggaaaggattgtatgaaacagtgacgtCACGTCATCTGTATCTATTTTCACTAGTTTTATGCCATATCATTactcttatcctgaatttcaggattttatcctgaaaaaaatcaaatccaaattaaaatactGAAATTCAGGATAAAATCCTGAATTTCAGGATAAGaatactgatgtggcataaaactatgGGAAAGGGATACAAATAACgtggcgtcactgtttcatacaattcTTTTTCTTGACAAAAGATAGGGTCACATATTCCGTGACTGAATCCATTAACCTACTAACATACGGAAAGATTTCAAACAGAAAAAATATTTATGTAAACATTGATTTTTATAACCACGtatatatttattcttttaatttgagTATAATTGTGATAAttttaggattggatccaacaaCTCATCAATAAAGATTAAAACTTTATGTTAAGTTGAAAGAGGAAAAATGTAATATCAATATATTAAGATTTTTAAGGCATAGTAGAAGAAAAGAATTATTGGATTCTCATATAATTAATCAGATATTATGATCATCTAATGAAAGCAATACAAAGAGACAGACAAAAAACGGTTAACCTTACTTTCGGTAATCATGAAATCATCGAAAGGACAAATGAGGCTGTAAATCGAaagaattcttttttttttttttgtctttctgTGTCTGTCTCTCTGTTTCATGTGTCGTTTGCGTACTTTAGTGACAGTCACGAATCGCCGTTTCATGCTCTGTTAAAGTTTATAACTTTAATCATTATAACCACCACTATCTCTACCTTTGTTtgattttcatctttttctttaatttctttcCACCCATTTTTCTCAATCATTAAATACATCAGAAACGTGGATTCAGCAATTTGAAGTTAAAAACAGGTTTTTCTTCGGAAGAAGAGCTGCATTTTGAAGTATTTCAATATATAATCCATATAATAAACGAAAACTAAAACcccaataaaaaagaaaaatagtagATACTgatgaaagaaatgaaaaagggaaGCATGCGAGGGATTGCTCATGAGTGTTTCTTTAAGGCTCCATCAACATAGCTTGCATGTGAAAGCTCTGTTAACCATTCAAACGTTCTATTACGTGACAAAGCTtgctttcctttccttttcttctttgtCTTCAATTCTTGCAGCAGCTTTTTCTTGTCTTCCATGGCGGCATTGTCCTTGCTACTTTTGGTTATAATTACGTTGTTCAATGGAACTGTTTCAATTGCATCTACTGAACATTTACATCCACTGAATGACCCTATTCTCTTTCCCAGGGACCCTTTGTTCGAATCCTGCGGATTTTTCACTACTTCACCACTTTTGTTAACAATCTTGCTGCTGCTGCTGTTCTTGGTGCTTGAACTGCTGTTACTGCTATTACAACTGCTGTTTCTACTCACAGAATTTTTGTTgccattgttgttgttgttgctaCGGACTTTCAAGTCTTTTAATTCGAGCTCTGGTGCTCGAACTAAGCCTAACCTGAAAAAATCCCACATCGATGATGATTTCTGGGTTCGGCTGCTGACATTGATGGGCCGAGTTCTGGACGATCTTATATGGGGTTTGGGACTTGGATGTGTGTTGAAGTTGTTTCTGATTTTCATTGGCTTTGAAATGGAACTGAATGTTCTTGGTGTAACTGTGATGGAATTacagctgctgctgctgctgctactGGCACCTGTGAACCTACTCAATGAACCATGGTCCATGGACTCTGACCTCGACAAGCACCGGCTAGTGTTGAGGCTATCTTGACGGCACCACCCTGTGAGCCCACTATCTGAACTAACTGAGAGGCGCACGGGTAGAATTTGGCCTTGAAAGAACACTTCATCAGCAGCACACATTTCTAGTTCGGTTGAAAGAGAGCCACACAATGAACCAAAGTTGAAATCTTCATCTGTTTTAAGTGCTTGGGGTTCCTCGCCATCTTCCTCGTTCTTTGTCTGGGTTCGCTCCTCTTCTTTAGTCAAATTGACCGGCAGATCACACAATGACAATGCTTCATCTTCCTCAGCTTCCCATTTCCCATCATCCTCACAGATAATCTCAGAACATCCCATggcttcaaagttcaaacaaactgAAACTTTTTTGTAATTCAGAAACACTGTTAGGGAAGCAACAAGGGGTGCAGAAAAAGTGGGTTTTTTATACAGCAAAAACTAGACAAATTTGAATtttatagagagagagagagagaaagggaAATAGGGAGACAAGTGGAATATAAAGCAAAAGCTACTGCAAAAGGAAGAATAAAGAAACAAATGGAAAATGCAGAAGTCAGTGCAGGCGAAGCAAACCCGCGGGGGGTGTTTCTTGTTTGAGAATGAAGCATAGGGGGCTCTATCAGGGCGGTCATTACCCAATAGCTATTAGTCAAGCTACTAATATTTATGGACTCTCACTTTCACCAAAACAATTGTGGTGGAGGCCAAAGGAGGTTCAATTTTCTTTTATGCCCTTGTGGGGCTAAAACCTAAAGAATAAAAGCTACAAGACAAGACAATCTAGGACTAGGCATGCAAGATTTATATAATTTTAGACAAACATCGACTTCGGAGCATGAAAATTGGAAagaaatctataaaaaaaaaaagaaagaaagaaaaaggaatgcTAATTCACTGTGTTAACCAATGATAGAAATTCTCTTTTGTTTGCagcaaaaaagaaaaagggagggAGGGAGGGGTATAGGATACCATCTATGGCATTTACATTCTTTTGGGTATattcaataaaagaaaatatacaaCTGTTGATGATGGCATTTACATTCTTGAGATGGAGACTAATGGAGACTAGAGACAGATGGGTTGGTGCTATTTTTAttatacataaaaaaaaaaaaaaagaaaagaaatatggGCGTTTAAAACTTTTAATGTATAGAGTAGGTGAGCATGGTTTTTGGTTAAGGGACAGATTGTGATTTATGTGGTGCAAATTAGAGCTTTAAATATTTGAATCTTTATGGCCACGGGGAGACCTATTggggttttctttatttttattttttaaagaaaaatctttGTTCTAGAAAGGTATTTTAGCCTTTTGCTGATGAAAGCAGGAAAGGAGTGAGTTGGTTGTATAGATAAAGTTATATTGTAACAGCCTagagtaaaaaaagaaaaaaaatcaaattaaaaaaaaaatccttatTTTCATTTCTTAGCTATTAACTCTTTTTATAAGAAAAATCTGTAGATTAAGTTCATGTACCACTTAAAATATAGTATTTTAGATTGAAAAAGTAATGGCCAAAGTTACTTGAGTGGCATTCACAATAGGCAACAGAAACAAATCTGATTGTTTGGGTTTTTGTTGTGAAAAAAACAGGGCCAAGTAACATGTTCTGTTTAAATTTCCAGTGAGTttaaaaattggcttttcaatTTCGTTTATTTCAATCTAGAAATAAGTAAATAACCCTTAAATCTCCAATTCCTtactaaatcaatttttttttatttgttgcaGATACACTTAGGTatgacttttatatatatatatatatatatatatatatatatatatatattatcaattgATTATAGTTAGACATATAACCTTTGATAAGATATCTTAAATGATACAACCAGTAAAAACAATTggatttaaaaattttgagataATAATTTTGAGTTTCAGGTTGAGacctttaatttatatttttttcttt
This is a stretch of genomic DNA from Gossypium arboreum isolate Shixiya-1 chromosome 11, ASM2569848v2, whole genome shotgun sequence. It encodes these proteins:
- the LOC108463151 gene encoding uncharacterized protein LOC108463151, whose product is MGCSEIICEDDGKWEAEEDEALSLCDLPVNLTKEEERTQTKNEEDGEEPQALKTDEDFNFGSLCGSLSTELEMCAADEVFFQGQILPVRLSVSSDSGLTGWCRQDSLNTSRCLSRSESMDHGSLSRFTGASSSSSSSCNSITVTPRTFSSISKPMKIRNNFNTHPSPKPHIRSSRTRPINVSSRTQKSSSMWDFFRLGLVRAPELELKDLKVRSNNNNNGNKNSVSRNSSCNSSNSSSSTKNSSSSKIVNKSGEVVKNPQDSNKGSLGKRIGSFSGCKCSVDAIETVPLNNVIITKSSKDNAAMEDKKKLLQELKTKKKRKGKQALSRNRTFEWLTELSHASYVDGALKKHS